From the Aspergillus puulaauensis MK2 DNA, chromosome 1, nearly complete sequence genome, the window TGGATCCACTGGAACAAGGCTACCAATCTCTTCCACGCTGAAGAAGTCTCCCGCATTCTCAGCTTCCCCGCGCCCCGCCTGAATGACCTTGTTCGGATCGACATGAAGGATTATGCTCTTTGCTACCAATTCCCATCGTCTCCCACGGGCTTCCAGAACTTTTCCATGTGGCCGTTGTTCACATGCCTGTCAATCCCTAACATCGTTGGTGTCATTGAGGCCGCTGTTTCTCCCACCCGCCGCATCATTTTCGTCAGCCACTACCCGGCGATGCTCACTATTGCCGCGGAAACTATCCGTTACTGTGTGCGCATTTACGAGTGGAGTGGTCTCTACGTGCCAATGGTTCATGCCCGTCATATCAAGGATCTCGTCCAAGAACCCGGACCCTACATTCTTGGTGTGACGGCGGAGTGCCGGACACTGTTTAACGCCCCATCCGATGCTCTCGTGGTAGACTTGGACCGCAACTTCGTGCTTACCTCCAGCCCACCAAACGTCTTGAACCCCAGCCAGCGCACAAAGTTCATCAACCGCTTGACGCAGTCGTTGAACGGCGATGTTTCTCCAACTGGTGTCCCGAATCATCTCCGCTCCGCATACGCCGGCGGCAAGCTCATCCCGGCTGGACAGATCATTGTCATGCGGGGTGAGGTCGAGAGCATTGAAGAACCCACGTGGTGGAACCAGGACTCCGTGATGGGAGTCATGGACCACGTTTGCGAGAAATTGGTGAGTAACCCACCGGAGCTAATTGAATCATGGTATACTGACTTTTCTTAGGGACGCAACACCGGCATGAAAGCCATTTTCGGCGGCTCAGTGAAGAAGCCTCTTATGACCAAGGTCTCGATGCGTCACCTCAATGAGATTGTGCGTGAACGTAACCAGTACTCGCGTGATGCCATGGAGGCATGGCAAGACTTTATCAACCTCAAGGGCCGCATGGATACGGAGATTGGCAAGGTCACCAAGCGCAACAACTTCTTggttgaggagttggagacttggaaaCAACAGTTCCTTAAGTTCCAGGCCTTCGCTGAGCAGCTCACCAAGGAAACCAGCGAACTCAAGGCTAAGATCGAGAACCACAAGCGCGAGAACCGCCGCCTTTCTGGCCTTATTGATCAACAGAAGGACGATGTCGCTCGTCTTACTCTGCGCCTTTCTGGCACTGAGAAGCAGCGTGACGATGCTCTTGAAGCCTTGGTTCTCCAGCAGGAGATCGCAGAAGAGTTGGAGCGCGAGCGCAAGCGCAACCAGAAGGAACTTGCTGCCTTGCAgcacaccaccacctctcTTGCGCGCCAGCGTGATGATGCCCAGCGGGTTGTCCTGCACTTGCGTAGCTTGATTAATGGCAAGTCTCACCATATGGAACACCTTGTCCGCTCAATCGGCAGCTCAGCCGACCTCAGTGAACTAGCTGAGCAGGAagctgctgaggaggaggagactGGAAAGCGCGCAGAGTCCGTGAAGGGCCGCAAGGAACCAAAGACAAAGGAATCTAAGGCCGAGATTGATTCCTCAAATGGTGTGTCGAACGTAAATCCAGACATGGAACAACATTTGCTGAACATTGATAAAGGACAACGCAATATTGCGCGCCTCAGCGTGACTGATGTCGCGGATCGCTACCTGCGAGACAAGACAGATGCCATCTCCGACATTATCCGCAGCATCAGTGAGCAGTGTGCCGCTGCCGTCGAGGGCTTGCAACTTGCCCAAGATGCGGAGGATGGCGATTCTGTGACTGGAAAATCCAACCATGACGAGAACCACCTTGAAGCTGCGCGGGGTCTGTCGACTCCCCGAGAGGGTAGCGAAATGGGTGACAGCGAGAGCAGCACCCTTCACCCCGATGGGCGAACAAGCGTTCCCCCCACTCCTGACTTGATCCACAACCGGTCAAGCACATCGATGTCGATGATCAGCAGTTCAACTTTCCCAGAGAGGTCTAGCCAGCAGTATGGACCGGGTGAGATCCCAACCCGGatcgtcgaggatgatgacgagcaTGCCCATGAGACGGATGGCATGGATGGCCAAACCGAGACTGGCACACTTTCCAAGCAAGCCAGTGAGGACCTCATGCGATCCACCCCTCGCATGCTCGCGTAAATATCTTCCATCAATCGATGAAGAAACGATTGATTTCGACGACTTCGACACGACATCTGCTCCGCATACAATATTGTCAGATCTAGAGCGAGTTGTGACCAATCTTGTCACTATTTTTGGTTTCCAGTCTTGTTTGCGCCTCTTTTTGGATATTTCTACCGTCACAACGTCTATGTCGAcggtttttattttttttggACGCTTTTTTGCTTTCATTTTGGAGGAACTTATCCTTGGaacttattcttattttcgCTTTATTGAAGGCTGTCAGGCTGACGGCCTCGCTTGATTCCCCCCACGCTTCGCACACGTTGTTGGGCgatttttttatatcttctatacTAGGACATTTTGTTCTAGAGCGTCTTTTGCTTCGTCTTGAATAGATTAGCCCACGGCCTCCACATGCTGGGCGAGCCCCTCCCTCGATATTTCCTATCCGTCAACCCCCAAATTCCCTTTGTCGATTTTCTTCGCGATGGAGCTGCTTTGAAAGTTGGCCTGGCTGTGCTCGAGAAGCGCAGTCTTATCCCGCCCACCAGAACTTGCGGAGGTTTATAGTTAATTGATATTGTTTTCAAAACTTCAAGCTTGATTCAAATTTGTCCATATCATAACGTAGAACGTTATATAAGAGTCGTAAATGACAATCATGCTATCTTCCCAGGCACAAAGGGATGTCCAGCACTCAACCCACCACAAACTGCCCATGCCTGTCCGTTCACATAACTGCTCTCATCACTTCCAAGGAACAGTGCAACCCTCGCAATCTCATCCGCCACAGCCCCGCGACGCAACGGATTCAACTGcccaa encodes:
- a CDS encoding DENN (AEX-3) domain protein (COG:T;~EggNog:ENOG410PJ00;~InterPro:IPR001194,IPR005113,IPR037516,IPR043153;~PFAM:PF03456,PF02141) gives rise to the protein MGPSLRDHSFYARPPTRERPSTRDQGENSLVVPSRTSSLHSRITQPIPSQANLKPAQRTPKTLTHAYMVCGVGREPSQWVKAPAPSQGKIGHMKGAVGQFWLPEILGSSPRLEQDNEIAKSLHSAMRACFPHDVEICTGKNQPHCVHHAFVLQQDSSHTLYGIALRVWSRADEKRAETIRELRKKTESDFYDNPEETYWIPYCLSFLSRYPLYDLLGDYLRGMWIHWNKATNLFHAEEVSRILSFPAPRLNDLVRIDMKDYALCYQFPSSPTGFQNFSMWPLFTCLSIPNIVGVIEAAVSPTRRIIFVSHYPAMLTIAAETIRYCVRIYEWSGLYVPMVHARHIKDLVQEPGPYILGVTAECRTLFNAPSDALVVDLDRNFVLTSSPPNVLNPSQRTKFINRLTQSLNGDVSPTGVPNHLRSAYAGGKLIPAGQIIVMRGEVESIEEPTWWNQDSVMGVMDHVCEKLGRNTGMKAIFGGSVKKPLMTKVSMRHLNEIVRERNQYSRDAMEAWQDFINLKGRMDTEIGKVTKRNNFLVEELETWKQQFLKFQAFAEQLTKETSELKAKIENHKRENRRLSGLIDQQKDDVARLTLRLSGTEKQRDDALEALVLQQEIAEELERERKRNQKELAALQHTTTSLARQRDDAQRVVLHLRSLINGKSHHMEHLVRSIGSSADLSELAEQEAAEEEETGKRAESVKGRKEPKTKESKAEIDSSNGVSNVNPDMEQHLLNIDKGQRNIARLSVTDVADRYLRDKTDAISDIIRSISEQCAAAVEGLQLAQDAEDGDSVTGKSNHDENHLEAARGLSTPREGSEMGDSESSTLHPDGRTSVPPTPDLIHNRSSTSMSMISSSTFPERSSQQYGPGEIPTRIVEDDDEHAHETDGMDGQTETGTLSKQASEDLMRSTPRMLA